The sequence TCACCGCGGCAATACCGCCCTGTGCATACGCGGTGTTGGCTTCGTCAATCGCGGCCTTCGTGACGAGGGCAACGGAGGCATGGTCGGCCATGCGCAGCGCGAACGTGAGGCCCGCTACGCCGCTTCCAATCACAAGTACGTCGTGGTGCATAAAAGCTGAATACGCTGCTGTAGTACAGTGGCACCACAGCATACGCCGGCCGCCGGAGGGAGTTGTCGCTACCGCGGGGGCCTCCAACGATACCGGGAATTTTCCAGTAACGCCTCATTTACCTTGCCGCTCCCTCAAGCGCTCGCGTTGTTCCGTGCGCCATGCCTCGTACGCGTCCATCTGTTGAGGGGTAAGGACGGTTCGCAGGCGCGCCGCGGTGCGTTCGTTGAGGCGACGCATCTTTTGCAGCAGGCGCCAGCGCGCGCGGCGGCTCAGGGCGTCGCGTTGGGCCTCTGGCGGCCTAAGGGCGCGAAGCTGCGTGATATGGTCAACGAGTATCGGGCGCACGGCTTGCTCTTGCTTGGACGTGAGGTCTAAGTCCTTCGAGAGGCGGAGCAGGTACAGGTTGGCGATCATCTCCGGATCCGCCGGCGGGCGTGGCGGGGCTTCGTAGGCGGTGCCATCGAGCAGGCGCGCCAGAAACTCGCTGTCCTGCCATTCGGCATTCGGTCGTCCGAGCCGCACGACGACCATGTGGCGCGACGGGATGATGTACAGGCGCTGGTTGAACAGACCGGCCGCCATGAACACATCCGGCGGCCCCTCGCCATAGATGAGGCGTTCTTGGGCACCGCCTACAGACCGGGGGATCTGCTGGAAGAACGCGTTGCTGGTATCTACCGGGGCGTTGAGCCAGACCGACAGCCCGTAACCCGGCGCTACAGGGCTCGCCGTGGTGAGGCGGTCGATGAGGCCCGGCGGCACCACCGCGGCGCCCGCCCAGCGTCCGTCGTTAAGGATGAGGCGACCGAAGCGCAGCCAGTCGCGGGCCGTCATGTACGCGCCGCCCGCCAGGTTCGGGTCGCCCTGCGTGCGGGCCCACCGCGCGACCTCGGCCCCGATGGGGTCGAGGAGGCGCTCCTGCAGGTACTGTGTGGGCGTCGTGTCGCCAAGCACGTCGCGCAGCACGGCCCCAAATACCTGAAAGCCGGTTGAGCCGTAGCGGAAGCCTTCGCCCGGCGGATGCACAAGCGGTTGGTTGAGGGCCTCCGCAAAAGTCATGGAGGGGTGAACGCCGGTCTTGAGTCCGCTGGTAAGGTGCAGCAGCTGCCGGATCGTAATCGTAGCCTTCTGAGAATCCGTGCGCCAGGACGGCAGGACCGTGGCTACGCGCTGGTCGAGCATCAGCAGCCCATCGGCAATGGCTGCGTGCGCGAGCACTCCGTTGAAGGTCTTGGTGCCGCTGGCCAAAAGATGCGGTGTCGTAGCGTCGTACCCGTTCTGGTACGTCTCCAACACAAGCGTGCCGTCCACCCACACCAGCACTGCATCGCCCGCATGGGCTTCGGAGTAGGCGGCTGCCATCTGGAGATTCTCTTCGGGGATGGGACCCGTTGTCGGAGGATCTTGGGCGACCGGCGGTGTTGCGGCGCTGCATCCAACGAGTAGAGCAAAGAAAATAAGTAGGGAGCGATACATGGCGGCTGCGTGTGTAGGAATCATAGCATGAGGCGATCCACTGTGCATACACGCTCGACGGTAACAACCCCCCAATCTTAAAATGATACAATAATGTAACGCAGCCAAATGCAGCGCACCGCCACGCCGGGGAGCCGACGGGCGGTGCGGTGGGGGCTTTCGAGACGTGCTTGCGGGTCGTTATCCGATCTTGCCTTCGTCCTTCAGGCGGGCCAGCGTGTCGAGATTCGACTGCACGTGATCGGCCGAGGTGGCCATGAGGTCCTGCTCGTCGTCGTTGAGGTCCACCTCAATGATGTCCTCCACGCCGTCCGCGCCCAACCGAGCGGGCACGCCAATGAACAGGTCGTCGAGGCCATATTCGCCGGTGCAATAGGCCGCGCAGGGCAGGATGCGCTTGTTATCTTTGATGATGGCTTCGGTCATTTCCGCGGCCGCCGCGCCGGGGGCGTACCAGGCCGAGGTGCCCATCATCTCCACGATTTCGCCGCCGCCGCCCTTGGTGCGCTCCACGATGCCGTGGATGGTGTCGTCGTCGAGCAACTCGGTGATCGGGATGCCGCCAACGGTGGTGTAGCGGGGGAGCGGCACCATCGTGTCGCCGTGGCCGCCCATGAGCAGCGCCTGAATGTCGCGCACCGACACGTTTAGCTCCATCGCGAGGAACGCGCGGTAGCGGGCCGTGTCGAGCACGCCGGCCATGCCCATCACCTTGTTATCGGCAAAGCCGCTCTCCTCGAACGCCACGTACGTCATGACGTCGAGCGGATTGGAGACGACGATGATGGCAGCGTCGGGGCTGCCCGCGGCGAATTGCGATGTCACCGAGCCTACGATCTCGGCGTTTTTGGCGAGCAGGTCGTCGCGGCTCATGCCCGGTTTGCGCGGCAGGCCGGCCGTGATGATACACACGTCCGAGCCTTCGGTGGGGCCGTAGCTGTTGGTGCCCACGATGCGGGTATCGAACCCGTGGATGGGCGCCGACTCCATCATGTCGAGGGCCTTGCCCTGCGGCATGCCTTCCTGGATGTCGACCATCACCACCTCTTGCACCATGTCTTTGCGTGCAACGCACTCGGCGGCGGTTGCGCCTACGTTGCCGGCGCCGATAACGGTAACCTTCATAATATTCTCCGTTCGGATCAGAAAAGAGCGATTTTGAGCGTCTCACTACACAAAATGGCGGATGACGCATTGCCCTGCCACCAAAATTCGACAAATTCACGTGGCCTTCGGAAGCGCTTGCGTGCCGAAGCAGCGGCGACCGAAGGTCATATCTGCGATGGGGCCTTGGTCATATCTACGATGCGATCTCCGGGTGTGAAAGGGATCGTCCCATGGCGCCGATTGCCTCCGATGATTGCACGGGTGATAGGTTGCTCGTGGGCGGCGTCAGTGTGCGGCTCTTGGTGAGTCAAAGACTCGCGGATCGGGGCGCAGCGGGCGTGGCGTGCCGATCTCCAAAGCGTCGAAGGCCGGATGCCGGGGGTTGATAAGATAGTTCGATTCGAGGGGCTCCACCACGCTCGGGACGTTCAACACAAGCGATTGATTAGACCGGGCCCACGCATCACCTACGGCTTGACTCACGGGGCCGTACGGGCGGTCGTCCCATCCATCGGGCAGGCGATCTGGCGTGGCAACGTGATCGGATGAGAAGTACGCGGGAATGCGTACGTATGACTGCAGATGCTTGCGTTGGGTGACGCGCACGAGCAGCTCTAGCGTTGCCAAAGCTAGCGACTCGGCGGTGTAGACCACGGGGACGCCCACGCTGTTGAAGCGTCCCCCGTATTGCTTGGCGCCTTCTCCCGTAAACGCTGTGTCCTGATACGTTGCCTGGGTGATGCGCCATGCCGTGATGCGTTGCGCCACAGGGACGGTGGGCTGAACGAAGGAAACCACGTGGGCTGGGCTACAGGGCGACGCCGTGTGCAATTTGACCAAGCAGCTGGTCGACGCGACGCGCGCCGGGCTCTGTGTCGGCAAACTGTAGGGGCGTTTCGTCTCCTAGCGCCACGTTGGGTTCGTGCATCCAGGTTCGGGCGTCTTCCGTTGAGCCGAACACAGACGTTGCGTGGCGGATGAGCTGAAGCAGGCGAATTACGCGCTCAGACTCGTCGGGGCGAAGCGTGCCCTCGCGTCTGCGGCGGGTTAGCGTGCGTTTGGGGATGCGCACAACACGTGCCAGCGCGGCGTCCGTGAGCGCCAGTGCTTCTTTTAGGCGCTGCAAGGCGTCAGTGGATACGCCCTCACGAATGATGGCAATCGCTTCGGTGGGTGGCGCATCGGGAGCGAGGGCATCGTGCAGTGCAGCGGATGTCGTAGCAGCGGAGCATTTCATAACCGCGCGGGGCGTGTGGCGGAGAACGGTGTGCCATGTGGCGTTCCACGCGATTAGATGCTTCGCTGTTTCTCATCTGCGGGAAGATGTTGTCTCATCGCGGAGATTGCCGCCAAAGGCCTCCACGCTCCCGGTGTCCGCTCACAATGACATGAATGGTCAGAGGGGAGCTCGGATGTTGCTGGTTATAGGACGTAAGTCGGATTGATATGTCCTACTGCATGGCACACGAATATGGCCCTTTATCCGTGCGCTGGTGTAGGAGCGCCGTACTGTTCGAGCAGCACATGCAGGATTTGTGCGGCGGCCTCGGCGATGACGGTGCCGGGACCGAAGATGCCGGCCACGCCGTGCTCGTACAGCACGTCGTAATCCTTGTGCGGAATCACCCCGCCCACAATCACGAGGATGTCGTCGCGGCCAAAGTCCGCGAGCGCGTCCATCACCTCGGGCACCAGGGTCTTGTGGCCGCCGGCCAGACTGGAGACGCCCAGGATGTGCACGTCGTTTTCCACGGCCTGTCGGGCGGCCTCGGCGGGCGTCTGAAAGAGCGGGCCGATGTCAACGTCGAACCCCAGGTCGGCAAAACTGGTGGCAATGACCTTGGCGCCGCGGTCGTGGCCGTCCTGGCCCATCTTTGCGATCATGATGCGCGGGCGGCGCCCGGCCACTTCGGCAAACCGGTCGGCAAGGGCGCGGGTCGCCTGAAACTGTTCGTCGCGTCCGGCTTCTTCGGCATACACGCCGCTGACCGACGCGGTGCGCGCGACATGACGACCGTATACGTCTTCCAGCGCCCGCGAAATTTCCCCGAGGGTCGCGCGGGCCCGGGCGGCGTCTACGGCGCGGGCAAGCAGGTTGCCGTCGCCCGTTTCGGCGGCGTGGCGCAGGGCGTCGAGGGCGTCGTCGACGGTTGTTGCATCGCGGGCGTCGCGGAGCGCCCCCAACTGTTCAATCTGCTGGCGGCGCACGGCTTCGTTGTCTACTTCGAGCGTGTCGATGGGCTCAACGTCGTCGGGGCGGTAGCGGTTGACGCCCACCAGCACGTCTTTTCCGGTGTCGATGCGCGCCTGCTTACGGGCGGCGGCTTCTTCAATCCGCAGCTTGGGCAGGCCCTGCTCGATGGCTTCCGTCATGCCGCCGGCGTCTTCCACCTCCTGGATGAGGGCCCAGGCGCGGCGGGCGAGCGTGGCCGTGAGGCGCTCGACGTAATAGGAGCCGCCCCACGGGTCGATGGCCCGCGTGATGTCGGTTTCGTGTTGCAGGTACAGCTGCGTGTTGCGCGCAATGCGAGCGGCAAAGTCGCTGGGCAGCGCAATGGCTTCGTCGAGGGCGTTGGTGTGCAGGCTCTGCGTGTGCCCCAGCGCGGCCGCGAGGGCCTCTAGCCCGGTGCGCATCACGTTATTGAACGGATCCTGCTCGGCCAGCGAGTACCCCGAGGTCTGGCAGTGCGTGCGCAGCGCCATCGACTTCGGATTTTCAGGAGCAAATTCCCTCACCAGCTTCGCCCACAGCAGCCGTCCGGCCCGCATCTTCGCGATCTCCATGAACGGATTCATGCCGATGGCCCAAAAGAAGGACACGCGCGGTGCGAAGTCGTCAATGCCGAGGCCCGCGTCCAACCCGGTGCGCAGGTACTCCAGACCATCCGCAAGCGTGTAGGCGAGCTCCAGGTCGGCCGGGGCCCCGGCCTCGTGCATGTGATAGCCGCTCACGCTGATGGCGTTAAAGCGCGGCATCTCGTCGGCGCAGTACGCAAAAATATCCCCAATGATGCGCATGGAAGGCTGCGGGGGATAGATGTACGTGTTGCGCACCATGAACTCCTTCAGGATGTCGTTCTGGATGGTGCCGCTCAGTTGCGCGTGCGACACGCCTTGCTCCTCGGCGGCCACGATGTAAAAGGCCATCACCGGAAGCACCGCGCCGTTCATGGTCATCGACACGGACATCTCGTCGAGCGGAATGCCGTCGAACAGCACCTTCATGTCCTCCACGCTGTCAACGGCCACGCCGGCCTTGCCCACGTCGCCGCGCACCCGCTCATGATCGGAGTCGTAGCCGCGGTGCGTGGCCAGGTCGAACGCGACGGAGAGCCCCTTTTGCCCCGAGGCCAGGGCTTTCCGGTAAAAGGCGTTCGATTCCTCGGCGGTCGAAAAGCCGGCGTACTGCCGGATGGTCCACGGCCGAAAGTTGTACATGGTGCTGTACGGTCCGCGCAGATAGGGCGGAAGCCCCGCGGCAAAGTCGAGGTGATCGAGGCCCGCTACGTCATCCGGACCGTAGGCGGCTTGTACGTCGATCTGCTCCGGGGTTGTCCATGCATCGCGGGGCGGCGACGCGGCGGGCGCGTCGGCAGGCTGGTAGGCGCGGTTGGAAAAGTCGGGGCGCGTCATGGCGGGAGGCGTAGGGGTTGGGTGGAAAAAGACGCGACGGGTTAGGCAAGGCCCAGGCGGTCTTGCGCGGTGGTGAGGGTGTCGAGCAGCGGCGCGTGGCGATGGATGAAGCCGTCGGCGGTGGCGTCGATGGACGCGGGGGCTCCGGCGATGTACACGAGGGGCGGCTGTTTACCGAGGGCGTCGCGTAGGGCGGGCATGGCATCGGCGTACGCCTCGTCGCTGCTGCACAAAACGATCAGGTCGGCGTCGGCTGCGGCGGCGTCGGCGCCTTCGGCAACGGATGCAAAGCCCACGTTTTCAACGATCTCGAAGCCCGCTACGCCAAAGAAGTTGCGCGCAAAGGTGGCGCGGGCGCTGCGCATGCGGCGCGGGCCCACGGGCAACAGAAAGACGACGGGCGTCCGCGGCGCGCGCTCGGTCCGCAGCCGGCATGCTTCCACCGCGGCGCTCAGGCGCTGCGCGGGCAGCGGGTCCAGAAAGGACTCGGCGTCGTCTTGAAGTCCGGCCCACCGGTCGGCCAGCGTAGCCGGGGCATCGGGCGCGAGCGGCGCTTCGGCGGGCGCATCTGCGGCAACGGGCGTCCCCGACGGCCGCGCGTCTACGTCCGCTGTACGGCGTTCCGCTGGGTTCGGGTAGTGATTGGTGCCCACGAGTATCCGCGTCCGGCGCGCGACCTCCGCCAGGCGCTGTTGTCCCACCGATCGAATCCGCTCGTGCAGGGCGCCGTCGCGCAGGGCTTCAAGGATGCCCCCGGCGCCTTCGATCGCCTGAAAACGCGACCATGCGGTGCGCGCGAGCTGGTCGGTGAGCGCCTCGATGTAGTACGATCCGGCGGCCGGATCGGCCACATGGTTCAGGTGCGCCTCGTGCTTCAGGATGAGCTGCGTGTTGCGGGCCAGACGGTCGGCGAAGGCGTTCGGTGCGCCGCCCGCGGCATCAAACGGGGCCACGCTGATGACATCGGCCCCGCCAAGCGCGGCGGCGGTGGCGGCGGTGGTGCCGCGCAGCAGGTTCATGTGCGGATCGTACACGGTGCGGCTGCGCCATGCGGTGTGCGCGTGGAGGCGCACGCTGTTGGCGTCGTACGATGCGTCGGCTGCCGCGGCGTCCAGAAATCCGGCGGCCACCTGGGGCAGCAGCAGGCGGAGCGCCCGGAGCTTGGCGAGCGCCGGGAAGAAGCTCGTGCCAACCGGAACGACGAAGTGGATTGCTGCCAGCAGGTCGTTGAGCGCCAGCCCCCGTTCCGTTTCCTGCGCGAGCAGTTCACTAAACGCGGCCAGCGTACAGGCCATCTCGTCCACCATGGCGGCCCCGGCGCGGTGGTACGGCGTGGCGTCAATGGCCAGCGGGTGGGCCGGTCGCGTCTCCGCGCGCACAAGCTGGGCGGCGTAATCGTAGGCCTGCTGCGGACGCGTGAGCGTGCCGGTGACCAGCGCGGCGGTGGGGGCGTAGTTGAGCACGACGAGCGGGGGCGCTTGAGGCGTCGCGCTACGCACCATCGTCCATGCTGCGAGGCCGAGCGGGCCGCCGGGGAGGTGCAGGCGGGTGCTGGGGGCGAGGGCGTCGAGCACGCGGCGCCAGTCGTCCCGCGTCTGCAGCGCCGGCCCCACCAGCCGCCCGTCGCGGACGGCCATCTGCAGACCAATGTCGGTCACATCGGCGGCCTGTGCGGCGTCGAGGGCCCGGCAGAGGTCGTCTGGGGACGCGTGCGCAAGGTCTTGTCGGATGCGCCAGGCATTGGCAGGCGTATCGTCGCTCGCGGCTAGCGGAGAGGAAGCGCTTTCATCGCTGACGTGCGAAAAGTCCGCCAGATCCTCGGCCCGATAGTACGGCCGGAGGCGAAAGCCGTCGAGGCTGTCCCAGACGAGCGATTCAACGTCGTCTGTGCCCATATCCTTGCGGATGCGGGCGTTCCAGTCCTCGGTAGCGACCGGGGGAAACGCGTCGAAGAGCGGTGATTCAGGCGCGGGGATGTCGTTGGGCATACGCAGGGAGCGAAAATGAGCGTTACGTAGCATCGGTACGAGCGGCAGCGTCCGGCGGTCCGCAGAGCGCACGGTACCGATCCACCAGTTGGTAGACGGCCACGCCGTAGGCCACCGAGACGTTCAGCGACTGCTTGGCCCCGTACTGCGGGAGCTCCAGGGCAAGGTCGGCGGCGTCCATCCACACGTCATCCACGCCGTGCACTTCATTTCCAACCACGAGGGCCAGTGGAAAGTGATGCGCCGCAACGGCGGAAGGGCGGGTGGGCGTATCGGTGATTTCGAGGACGCCAACAGTGTATCCGTTATTGCAGAGAAAGTCAATGAGCGTTTCTGGTGCTTCATGCTGTGTCCACGGAACGGTGTCTTGCGCGCCTAACGCCGTTTTTTGGAGATCGGGGTGAGCGGGCGTGCCGGTGTATCCGCTGAGGTGGACGTGGTGGATGCGGGCGGCATCGGAGGTGCGAAACATCGATCCGACGTTGTAAATGGACCGCACGTTGTGCAGCACGCCCGCGATGGGGTGCCGGGGTAACGTGGCGAGCTCATCGGGGGTGGGGCGGTCGATTTCGTCCCAGGTTAGCTTTCGCATGGGCGGTCTGGTCGTTACGTTACAACGGGGCTTCGCATCTTTTGCCCTGTAAAGTTATCTGTCCAACCTTCCATCCACCATGAAAAATAGATTCCGTACGGCCACCTGGACTGGTCTTCTCCTTGCTTTTGTTGCCCTTGCGGGCTGCACGACGCTGCGCCAGGTTACGGCGCTGCGGAATGTCACGTTTGGGCTCGACCGGGTGGCCCAGGCGCAGCTGGCGGGCATCGACCTGCGTCGCGTCCAATCGTACGAGGACCTGCGAGCTACCGATATGCTGCGGTTGGGCGCGGCCGTCGCGGATGGCGAGCTGCCTCTGTCGTTTACGGTCCACGTGAACGCGACGAATCCCGAGAGCAACAGCGTGGCGGCGCGGCTTACCAAAATGGATTGGACGCTCATCCTGGATGGCGAGACGACCGTTAGCGGTGTGTTCAACAACGAGACGCTGATTGAGCCGGGCACCACGGCCGATGTGCCGGTGCCGGTGCAACTGGATCTGGTGAAGTTCTTCGGCAACGGACTGCAAGACCTGGTGGATTTGGCGCTGGCTGTAGGGGGCGAGGGGCCGCCGCAGAACGTGAAGCTGCAGGTTCAGCCGACGATTCGCACGGCGTTGGGACGCATCAAGTACCCGCAGCCCATCACGGTGATGCACGAATCGGTTGGAGGAACGACGCAACCGGCACAGTAGCGCTTTTCCCACACAGCATGTACCACCACTTGCACGGAAGTCCATGGATTGGTCTGGTTACGTTCAGCTCACCCTCCGCGAGTGCGTCGCGGTAGCCGACGATCTGCTCATTTTACGGGTTGAAAGTCCCGAAGCCATAGATTTTACGCCGGGGCAGTACGCAACGCTCGGCGTTCACGACGAAGCGACCGACCGGCCGTTACTACGCGCGTATTCGGTGGTGGCAACGCCCGGCGACCGTATGCTCGAGTTCTTTGTGGAGTTGGTACCCGACGGCGCACTCACCCCGCGACTGTGGGCGCTGGAATCGGGCGATAGGCTCTGGATGCGAAAGAAAATAGTTGGTCGTTTTGTGCGCGACACCGATCGGCAGCACCACGTGATGGCGGCCACGGTGACGGGCGTGGGGCCGTACGTGAGCATCGCTCGTCAGTTGGCAGCGGAAGCGGCGGAGGGCATCACGCCACCCCAGCTTCTGATCATCCATGGAGGCAGTCGCTCGTGGGAGCTGGGCACGTACCGCGACGAATTGCATGCGATGAGCACGCGGTACGACTGGGTTTCGTACGTCCCGACCGTCAGTCGACCGTGGGAGGATGCGGAATGGACCGGCGAGCGTGGCCGCGTGGGCGACGTGCTGCGGAAGCACTGGGACGCGGCGCGCTTTCCGCTGGAGGACACCGCGGTGTACGCGTGCGGGCATCCGAAGATGGTGCAGCATGTGGAGGCGCTCGCCCGGCGCGCGGGCCTGCCGGAGGCCGCGTTCTACGAGGAGAAATACTTCGTCGAGCGCCGGACCACGTGAGGCCGCACCCTGCAATCCCGGCCCCGAGCGGCCGTTCGACCTGCCACTTTATGTCTGTTATTGCAAATATAGAATGATTGCGTTTGGGTTCGCTTGATTTGACATTCGACCGCAATCGTTGAATAGCTATCGATACGTGGCTTCTCTTTTGTGCTCTTGCTATCTGCGGCCCGCGTTCCCCCGAAACGAATGATCCCCACACGAGGTGGGTCTGCACCGGCCGGGCTGCGATGCTTTAGGCTGCACGGATGGTAGCTCGCCCGGCCGTCGCCTCTTGCATCTGATTGGTAAACGCCGCCACGGCGGACGGGCGTATGCCGAGCGTGAGCCGAACGGTGGCCGTGTATTCTGCATCCACTGCTGCCGTATCGAAACGGTCGATCACGCGCCGCACGGCGCTGGTGTCGTCATACGCAAACGCTACGATAACCTGCGTGCGGCGGACGATGGTTTGCGTGCCGGCATCGTCCAATGCAGCCGCTGCGGCGTCTCCGTAGGCGCGCACAAGGCCGCCGGTGCCCAGCTTGGTGCCGCCGTAGTAGCGCGTCACGACGACGACCACGTTGGTGATTGCGCGGCCGTCGATGTGGCGCAAGATGGGTTGTCCGGCCGTTCCGCTGGGCTCGCCGTCGTCGTCGTAGTGGAACGTCTGCCCCTCCGGTCCCACGCGGTAGGCACTGCAATGGTGGGTGGCCTTGTGCTCGCGCGATCGAATGCGCTCTACGCATGCCTGCGCTTCTTCGCGGCTTTCCACCGGCATCGCCTCGGCGATGAAGCGCGACCCCTCTCGTTTGAGCTCCGCCCACCCGTCGCCCGCGAGGGTCCGATACGTATCGCTGCCGTCCATCCCATTGCTTACCCAATCACCATAGTTCGCTAATGCCAAGGTAACACGAGACCCGTAACCTATTGGTTGCATCCGTCCTGTCCACCAAGCATCTGCCCTCATGCCGAGTGCTCCATCCGTTCGCGTTCCGTCCGTGGCCCGCCTGCTGCCCGATGCGGTGCAGCAAAGTCCAACCGTTTCGCGTCGCGGACTGCTGGAACGCCTTTTCACCACGTGGTTCGATGGCTGGGTCTACAACCAGATCTGGGAAGATCCGCGCGTGGATGCCCGGGCGCTGCAGCTGGATGGCAACAGCCGCGTGCTCACCATCGCCTCGGGCGGATGCAACGTCCTCAACTACCTCGGGCACGGCCCCGAACGCATCACCGCGCTCGACCTGAATCCGGCCCACCTGGCCTTGACCCGATTGAAGCTGACGGCGCTTCGCCGCGTGCCCTCGCACGATGCCTTCTACGACCTGTTTGGGCACGGCGATCGTTCCTCCAACGTCTCAATCTACACGAGGCACCTCCAACCACACCTCGACGACGACACGCGCGCCTTCTGGACGGCGCGTCGCGGGTTGCGTCGCCAACGGCGCTATCATGTGCTCGCCAGCGGGTTGTACGACCGCAGCCGCATGGGGCTTTTCCTGCGGTTTGTACACGGGGTGGCACGGCAGATGGGGCTGCAGCCCGAGCGCTTGCTGCAGGCGCAGACGCTCGCCGGGCAGCGGGCGTTCTATCAGCGCGTGGTCGCGCCGTTTTTTGAGCGCCGGTGGGTCGCCTGGCTCACCCAACAACCGGCTACGGTGTTCAGCCTGGGCATTCCGCCGCAGCAGCACCGGTTCATGGCGGAAGAGTCGAGGGGCGGTGTGCTGGGGCTCTTTCGGCAGCGGCTTCGCACCATGGTCTGCGAGTTTCCGATTCAGGACAACTACTTCGCGTGGCAGGTCTTTGGCCGCCGCTACGATCATACGCACCGCCGGGCCATTCCGCCGTACCTGCGCGCCGAGGCTTTTCCTGCGCTCCGAGAGCGCGCGGGCCGCGTGGATACGCACGTGGCCTCGTATGCCGACTATCTCGCAGCGCAGCCGACGGGCGCGTACAACGCGTTTGTGCTGCTCGATGCCCAGGATTGGATGACGCCCTCGGCCATTGCACGGCTTTGGCGCGAGATTGCACGGGTTGGCGGCGCCGGGGCGCGCGTTATCTTCCGCACGGCGGGCACGCGCTCGCCGGTCGAGGCGGCCCTGCCGACGGCGCTCCGCTCGCGCTTCACCTACCACCGGATGGCCTCTGAGCGCCTGCACGCCCACGACCGCTCGGCCATCTACGGCATGTTTCATCTCTACGAGTGCACAGCATGAGCACCGCGCAACGCATGAACCGGATGTATCGCTACACGCGCCACGTGTACGACCTCAGCCGGCGTTACTACCTGCTGGGCCGCGATGATACGCTGGCGGCGCTGGCGGCCGATGCCCCCGCAACGGTGCTGGAGATAGGGTGTGGCACGGGCCGCAACCTGCTAGAGCTCCACGAGCTCCTGCCAACGGCGACGCTGTACGGCCTCGATGCGGCGACCGTGATGCTCGACACGGCGCGCCGGTCGATAGACCGGCATGCGCCCGATGCGTCGGTGCGGCTGGCGCAGGGCCTGGCCGAATCGTTCACCATGGACGTGGCCTTCGGACGTCCGGGGCCGGTTGATGCCATCGTCTGTTCGTACGTCTTGTCGATGCTGGACGACCCGCGGCCCGCGATTGACCGGGCGCTTGCGCAGCTGCGCCCCGGCGGCGCGCTCTACATCGTCGACTTCTGGGACATTGCCGACTGGCCGGCGCCGGCGGCAGCCCTCCTGCGCCAGTGGCTTGGGCTCTTTGGCGTGCGGCATCGCCCGGCGCTCCACATGCACCTGCATGCCCTCAGCCAGCGCGGGCGCGTCGACGACCTCGTCATTACGCCCATTGCCGGCCGGTACGCGTACCGCGCGGTGCTCCGTTGCCCCCCAACAGAACGCGGGCGACCGCCGAAGCCGTCGCCCGCGCACCAACCGTCCATCGTGTAGCACGCGTTCGCGCGCGACACGCTGCACAGGGTTTAGGCTGTGTTTAAAACACCTCGCGGACTGCGCCCGGTTGGAGAGCCGCTGCTGCTGCGTTGTTCTGCATCGCGGTAGGCCCGCTACCGCTGCTTCGAACGCCTTGCAGCTCCGGCTTCCCCCTCGGGCTCGCGCTCACGTTGACTTTTTAAAACACAGCCTAGTTAAAGATGTAGCGGATGCCCAATTGCGCCCGCCAGCGTGACACGATGGCCACGTTGTCCTGGAACGTCCGCTGCGGGCCAATCCATTCAAAGACGGGCTCGCCGGCCGCGTTGTAGCGCTCAAACCGCAACACCTGCGTGCTGATGGGCACCTCTCGCACGCC comes from Salisaeta longa DSM 21114 and encodes:
- a CDS encoding class I SAM-dependent methyltransferase; amino-acid sequence: MSTAQRMNRMYRYTRHVYDLSRRYYLLGRDDTLAALAADAPATVLEIGCGTGRNLLELHELLPTATLYGLDAATVMLDTARRSIDRHAPDASVRLAQGLAESFTMDVAFGRPGPVDAIVCSYVLSMLDDPRPAIDRALAQLRPGGALYIVDFWDIADWPAPAAALLRQWLGLFGVRHRPALHMHLHALSQRGRVDDLVITPIAGRYAYRAVLRCPPTERGRPPKPSPAHQPSIV